A segment of the Desulfofundulus kuznetsovii DSM 6115 genome:
TAAAACATCCAATGCTGTAGGTATCTCCCGGCCCCGGCGCAAATTACCGGTACAGTCGTGTTTTGGGTCACAACCTACCACCATTACTCTATATCCCTTCTCCGCCAGGGCTGCCGCAACATTGGAAGAGGTGGTGGATTTACCCACCCCGCCTTTGCCGTAAAAGGCCACCTGTCTCACCCGTTTCTCAGACATTTTAAATCATCTCCGTTTCTGTTTACCTCTAAAGTGAGAATAACGAATTTACTATCTGTTCCAGCCAGGTAACCACTCCGCGAAAACCGGCATAGGGGGCATCAGTTAAAGAAACCATATCTATAACCGGATAAGAAAATCTGATTAACGGCGCCCTGGCCTGATAGGCCAGTTTCTTGTCGAAGGTGGAACCGAAGACCAGGTTGATATCGGCCTGCCCGATGTACTCCTCCAATTCCAGGCGGTCGGGTTCTACCATGATCTGTTCTGCCAGCCCCTTTATTGTAGCAAGCCGGTCTTCCCAAACGGGGTTTTTCGAAGTAAGCACTAACACTTTCACTTCCAGGCCTATTTCCCCGGTTAAAAATCTAGCTAAGGACACGGCTTTACCGGTACCGCCGATAACGGCACAGGACAGCCCGTACAGGCCCCTCAGGTAAAACTGGATCTTTTCAATTGCTTTTTTCACGTAATTTTGTTCTGCCAGCAAAAATCCTTCATCAATTTCCAGCTCCAGTTTTTCTGCTACCTGACGAAGGAACTCCCGGGTTCCGGCCAGGCCGTACGGGTAGTCTACTGTAACATAGGGAGTCCCAAATTTATCGGCCATGGCCTGGGCCAGCTTTATGCCATCTCCGCCCAGGACCACATTGAGAGAAGCACGGGGGGCATTGATTATATCAATAAAGGCGCCACAGTTTAAAACAGCGTTTAGTTGTATGCCGGCAGCCCGGCAAATCCTGGCTATTTCTTCCAGGTCGGTTGTGCTTTTCAATTCATCACTTTGAAAGCCGATCAGGTTAATTGAGTTTTTCTTTTTCTCCCCGGAAACGACCATGAATTTAACCAGGCTCAACAGCGCCTCTTCATAGCCCTGCCACATGTAGCTGTGAAAACCGGCACCGCTAAAGTACATCATGGTAGCCGATACTCCGTCTTTTCGGGCCTCTTCAATCATTGCCGGCAGGTCTTCGCCTAAAATGCTGGCAGCACAGCAGTCCATTAAAACCATAAATGACGGCCGGAAGGTATTGTGCAGCTTTTTCAGAGTTAATAAGGCTTTTCTTTCTGCTCCGTAAACCAGGTCACGGGTGTGCAGGCCGGAAAGGGCCACCCTCATGCTGGTATTGTCCGGCAGGCAGTTTAAGAGTAATGCCCCTGAATGACAGCCGGGTGGTGAGTGTAATACTACAAAGCCGTCTTTTATACCGTGAAAGGCACGCATGGCGCCGACCATCCGGCATCCCTGGGTGGGGTCTAAAGATAAATGCTGCTTCTCCTCAATCATTTACCACCCTCCCCTGCGCATTCACACACGTCACAAAACCATACGGACTGGAAACATTCAGCTATATTGGCCCAGTATTCTGTTAAGTGGGGCCTTTCTTTTCCGGAACTGTAATCAAGGAGAGAT
Coding sequences within it:
- a CDS encoding nitrogenase component 1; protein product: MIEEKQHLSLDPTQGCRMVGAMRAFHGIKDGFVVLHSPPGCHSGALLLNCLPDNTSMRVALSGLHTRDLVYGAERKALLTLKKLHNTFRPSFMVLMDCCAASILGEDLPAMIEEARKDGVSATMMYFSGAGFHSYMWQGYEEALLSLVKFMVVSGEKKKNSINLIGFQSDELKSTTDLEEIARICRAAGIQLNAVLNCGAFIDIINAPRASLNVVLGGDGIKLAQAMADKFGTPYVTVDYPYGLAGTREFLRQVAEKLELEIDEGFLLAEQNYVKKAIEKIQFYLRGLYGLSCAVIGGTGKAVSLARFLTGEIGLEVKVLVLTSKNPVWEDRLATIKGLAEQIMVEPDRLELEEYIGQADINLVFGSTFDKKLAYQARAPLIRFSYPVIDMVSLTDAPYAGFRGVVTWLEQIVNSLFSL